The following is a genomic window from Choloepus didactylus isolate mChoDid1 chromosome 5, mChoDid1.pri, whole genome shotgun sequence.
TTCACTGAGGTTGCaagatttcttttcttatgaaGTACACACAGAAGCTTAGCCGCTTCTTCAGATGTTGACTTAACTaactccattgtctttttcttatggaAATGGGGGAAAATCAGACATCCATCACAGAGTTCATCCTATTGGGATTTCGCCTTGGTCCCAGGCTTCAGATGCTGCTCTTTGGGATCTTCTCCCTGTGCTATGCATTCACCTTGCTGGGGAATGGGGCCATCTTGGGGCTCATCGCACTGGACTCCAGActgcacacccccatgtacttcttcctctcacaCCTGGCCCTCATCGACATAGCCTATGCCTGCAACACGGTACCCCAGATGCTGGTAAACCTCCTGAACCCTGCCAAGCCCATCTCCTTTGCTGGCTGCATAACACAGAcctttctctttttgacttttgcTCACACAGAATGCCTTCTCCTGGTGGTGATGTCCTGTGATCggtatgtggccatctgccaccCACTCCGATATTCTGCCATCATGAGCTGGAGAGTCTGCAGCACCCTGACAGTGACTTCCTGGGTGTTAGGAGTCCTCCTGGCCTTGGTACATATAGTGTTACTCCTACCACTGCCCTTCTGTGGACCCCAGACTGTTAACCACTTTTTCTGTGAAATTATTGCTATTCTCAAACTTGCTTGTGCAGACACCCACATTAATGAGATGACGGTCTTGGCTGGGGCAGTGTCTGTACTGGTGGGACCCTTCTCCTCAATTGTGATATCTTATGTTCAGATCCTATATGCCATTCTAAGGATCCACTCAGTGAAGGGGCACCAGAAAGCCTTCTctacctgctcctcccacctctgTGTGGTTGGTCTCTTTTATGGCACAGCCATTATCTTGTATGTTGGACCCAGATATGGAAACCCCCAGGAGCAGAAGAAATATCTCCTCCTGTTTCACAGCCTTTTCAATCCCATGCTCAACCCCCTGATCTAtagtctgagaaacaaagaagtcAAAGCTGCCCTGAATAGGGTGCTTGCAAAGGAAACAACTTCATGAAGgccttataaaataataaaataactttgATTAAAGGAATCTGAGAAGTCAACTTACCCAATACCTGCACAGGGTACATAAACATGTTCTAGGGAAAACCTTTCTTCTTGAAATTTTCCTGTGGCTCTCTCCCAAGGAAGCCCATCCACTTCCCTCCCTCTGGCATTGAAGGATAGTGCTGCACAGGAAAACGGAAACATCTTCTAACCAGCTGCGTAGTGCACACACTTTTAATGTAGTTGTGCGTAATGTTCTGAATCACAGATAAATAATTAAGATAAACAATTGAGATAAATTCCTACCTTTTTTGTTCTGTAAGTAGGACTAGTTGAAGAAATTTGATAGAATAAAATAAGTTATTGGTAGAATATTTAGCATATAGGAGTTTGGAgatattaatataataattacaatttaaatatttttaattcagaaagTATCATCtccattaaaaatacattaacatCTAAAAATACTTCTATATGTATTCCTATGATAGTTAATGTTGTTTTCTAAGGCATAATCACCTTAAATTAGGAAGGACAGGAACTATGGCTTcaagggagagagaagcaagagTGTAACTGACACaaattatcaaaaaagaaaaaacctaagAAGACATCATGCtaataaatataaacacataGTGGAGAttcttctctctgtcccttttccctctctttgttGAATACAGTCGGAAGTCCATAAGGAAAAAGAGGTGAGGGGAATGAAGAATCCTTGaaagaataatatattttcaCCCTTTAGCTTGGTTAGTTGTGTCATGGGAGACATGATCAAAATTTGGAGAGAAAATTCCTTCAAATTAGAACAAACTATAATTGTTTTGATGATTGGTTGATCAATGATATCagagttataaatatatattatgaataatttgaTTTTAAGTTGATATTTGAG
Proteins encoded in this region:
- the LOC119534843 gene encoding olfactory receptor 13-like isoform X3, whose protein sequence is MEMGENQTSITEFILLGFRLGPRLQMLLFGIFSLCYAFTLLGNGAILGLIALDSRLHTPMYFFLSHLALIDIAYACNTVPQMLVNLLNPAKPISFAGCITQTFLFLTFAHTECLLLVVMSCDRYVAICHPLRYSAIMSWRVCSTLTVTSWVLGVLLALVHIVLLLPLPFCGPQTVNHFFCEIIAILKLACADTHINEMTVLAGAVSVLVGPFSSIVISYVQILYAILRIHSGQGHRKAFSTCSSHLCVVGLFGSAIVMYMAPKSSHSQDQRKILSLFYSLFNPMLNPLIYLLRNAEVKGPLRRVLGKQRSL
- the LOC119534843 gene encoding olfactory receptor 13-like isoform X2 — protein: MEMGENQTSITEFILLGFRLGPRLQMLLFGIFSLCYAFTLLGNGAILGLIALDSRLHTPMYFFLSHLALIDIAYACNTVPQMLVNLLNPAKPISFAGCITQTFLFLTFAHTECLLLVVMSCDRYVAICHPLRYSAIMSWRVCSTLTVTSWVLGVLLALVHIVLLLPLPFCGPQTVNHFFCEIIAILKLACADTHINEMTVLAGAVSVLVGPFSSIVISYVQILYAILRIHSVKGHQKAFSTCSSHLCVVGLFYGTAIILYVGPRYGNPQEQKKYLLLFHSLFNPMLNPLIYSLRNKEVKGPLRRVLGKQRSL
- the LOC119534843 gene encoding olfactory receptor 13-like isoform X1 produces the protein MEMGENQTSITEFILLGFRLGPRLQMLLFGIFSLCYAFTLLGNGAILGLIALDSRLHTPMYFFLSHLALIDIAYACNTVPQMLVNLLNPAKPISFAGCITQTFLFLTFAHTECLLLVVMSCDRYVAICHPLRYSAIMSWRVCSTLTVTSWVLGVLLALVHIVLLLPLPFCGPQTVNHFFCEIIAILKLACADTHINEMTVLAGAVSVLVGPFSSIVISYVQILYAILRIHSVKGHQKAFSTCSSHLCVVGLFYGTAIILYVGPRYGNPQEQKKYLLLFHSLFNPMLNPLIYSLRNKEVKAALNRVLAKETTS